In the genome of Bryobacteraceae bacterium, one region contains:
- a CDS encoding DUF1552 domain-containing protein, whose product MNKAVSRRTMLRGAGVAMSLPWLESIAAGAPAKGAERLAAPPLRLACLFVPNGVRPDHWTPPGDGEDFEITPHLKPLEALKSDFILLENLWNKNTVGRNGHWPKVPAWLSGGFVERTTGGDLDSGGTTIDQLLARKVGHETPLPSLELGCDPPRTGIDTAGGGFPRALGSFLSWADPKTPVPKEIVPQLAFDRLFRNQRGPVVSSVDPASQTLIDSFRRDDSSLLDAVLDQAKAIRARGSKGDQARLDEYFESVRNVERRLEASMKPQRRWINEGKAPVDRPAPGLPDTHVEHVRLMLDIVLLAFWTDSTRVATFMMGDAQSSQDYSFLPGVRGSFHGLSHHREIPETRDQYEKIVTWHVEQLGYLLGRMKSLKEGDGTLLDHSMVLYGGSLKDGNRHVEENLPLLLAGGGNGTLRPGRRVRAEAKTPFCNLHLALLERMGVKESAFGDSTGVLQGLA is encoded by the coding sequence ATGAACAAAGCGGTGAGCCGGCGGACGATGCTGCGGGGCGCCGGGGTTGCGATGTCTCTCCCCTGGCTCGAATCGATCGCGGCGGGCGCGCCCGCTAAAGGCGCTGAGCGGCTGGCGGCTCCGCCCCTCCGGCTGGCGTGCCTGTTCGTCCCCAACGGGGTCCGCCCGGATCACTGGACTCCGCCCGGTGACGGCGAAGACTTCGAAATCACGCCGCATCTGAAACCGCTTGAGGCTCTCAAGAGCGACTTCATCCTGCTTGAGAATCTGTGGAACAAGAACACCGTTGGGCGCAACGGCCATTGGCCCAAAGTGCCCGCGTGGCTCTCCGGAGGCTTCGTCGAACGCACGACGGGCGGCGATCTCGATTCCGGCGGCACCACGATCGACCAGCTCCTCGCGCGGAAGGTGGGCCACGAGACTCCGCTGCCCTCGCTGGAACTCGGGTGCGATCCGCCCCGTACTGGCATCGATACGGCGGGCGGTGGATTCCCGCGCGCGCTGGGTTCGTTTCTCTCGTGGGCGGATCCGAAAACGCCCGTTCCCAAGGAGATCGTGCCGCAGTTGGCGTTCGACCGCCTTTTCCGCAACCAACGCGGTCCGGTGGTCTCGAGCGTGGACCCGGCGAGCCAGACTCTGATCGACTCCTTCCGCCGCGACGACTCGAGCTTGCTCGACGCCGTACTCGATCAGGCGAAGGCAATCCGCGCGCGTGGGTCGAAAGGAGATCAGGCGCGCCTGGACGAGTACTTCGAAAGCGTCCGCAACGTGGAGCGCCGCCTGGAGGCCTCAATGAAGCCGCAGCGCCGCTGGATCAACGAAGGCAAGGCTCCCGTGGACCGTCCGGCGCCCGGGCTGCCCGACACTCACGTTGAACACGTGCGGCTGATGCTCGATATCGTACTGCTCGCCTTCTGGACCGACTCGACGCGCGTCGCCACGTTCATGATGGGTGACGCGCAAAGCTCGCAGGACTATTCGTTCCTTCCCGGCGTCCGCGGCAGCTTCCACGGACTCTCTCACCACCGCGAGATTCCGGAAACGCGGGATCAGTACGAGAAGATCGTTACCTGGCACGTGGAGCAACTGGGCTATCTACTGGGCCGGATGAAGTCGCTGAAGGAAGGTGACGGCACACTGCTCGACCATTCGATGGTGCTCTACGGCGGTTCGCTCAAGGACGGCAACCGGCACGTCGAAGAGAACCTGCCGCTGCTGCTGGCGGGCGGCGGCAATGGGACGCTTCGGCCGGGCCGCCGCGTGCGCGCCGAGGCGAAGACACCGTTCTGCAACCTGCATCTGGCGCTGCTCGAGCGCATGGGCGTGAAAGAGTCAGCGTTCGGCGACAGCACCGGTGTGCTGCAGGGGCTGGCCTAA
- a CDS encoding 50S ribosomal protein L25, whose protein sequence is MRKDITVAAGIRETRGKNAARRTRAAGEIPAVLYGSGGESIALAVSPKDVNRVLHSSTGHNTIFDVAVAGGETTPVMIVDWLHHPVRDTLMHVDLLRIDLSKRLRVKVPVHTTGDPVGVKIQGGHFEVISREIEIECLPDEIPENFTSDVSEMSIGGSLRAGEIELGGSMKLVSPADAVIAHVVALRTSDATAGAEGEPAAAGSEPEVVKKGKKEEGEKKDEKKK, encoded by the coding sequence ATGAGGAAAGATATTACCGTCGCCGCCGGGATCCGAGAGACCCGGGGCAAGAACGCCGCCCGCCGGACGCGCGCCGCCGGCGAGATTCCCGCGGTGCTTTACGGATCCGGCGGCGAGAGCATCGCCCTCGCGGTGAGCCCGAAGGACGTGAACCGCGTGCTCCACTCGAGCACCGGGCACAACACGATTTTCGACGTCGCCGTAGCCGGCGGCGAAACCACGCCGGTAATGATCGTCGACTGGCTCCATCACCCCGTCCGCGACACGCTGATGCACGTCGACCTGCTTCGCATCGACCTTTCGAAGCGGCTCCGCGTGAAGGTTCCGGTTCACACCACCGGCGATCCGGTGGGCGTGAAGATCCAGGGCGGCCATTTCGAGGTCATCTCCCGCGAGATCGAAATCGAGTGCCTTCCCGACGAGATCCCGGAGAATTTCACGTCCGATGTTTCCGAAATGTCGATCGGCGGCTCGCTCCGGGCCGGTGAGATCGAACTCGGCGGCTCGATGAAGCTTGTGAGCCCTGCCGACGCCGTAATCGCGCACGTGGTGGCGCTCCGTACGTCCGATGCCACCGCCGGCGCCGAAGGCGAGCCCGCCGCGGCGGGTAGTGAGCCCGAAGTGGTGAAGAAGGGCAAGAAGGAAGAGGGCGAGAAGAAGGACGAGAAGAAGAAGTAG
- a CDS encoding PadR family transcriptional regulator: MSKTEIPRGTLDLLILQSLQTMGRLNGYALARRIEQTAGDSTQISQGAIYPALIRLQQEGWIAAESGVSETNRKVKFYSLTGAGRKQLRVEVKNWEKAAALVARFIGATR; this comes from the coding sequence ATGTCTAAGACAGAAATTCCACGCGGCACGCTCGACCTTCTGATCCTTCAGTCCCTGCAGACGATGGGCCGGCTCAACGGCTACGCGCTCGCCCGCCGAATCGAGCAGACGGCCGGTGACTCAACGCAAATCAGCCAGGGCGCCATCTATCCCGCCCTCATCCGGCTTCAACAGGAGGGCTGGATCGCCGCCGAATCCGGCGTCTCCGAAACGAACCGCAAAGTGAAGTTCTACTCGTTGACCGGGGCCGGAAGGAAGCAGCTCCGCGTCGAGGTGAAGAACTGGGAGAAGGCCGCCGCGCTCGTGGCGCGATTCATCGGGGCGACACGATGA
- a CDS encoding DUF1592 domain-containing protein — translation MRVALAFLAAVCALAAADGPEEFLKEIKPVLAANCAACHNPANPKNRHNFLKAGDPSDVETRRRLWRSVATQLRNRTMPPGDAKISEADRKLVADWIENRLRTSGCTGEPYAGYVGPRRLNRREYRNTVRDLLGVDLAIADLFPEDESGGAGFDTNGDTLYVPPMMLERYMEAAGKIADRVVVSRPLNLVHLSHELKPPSPPPPPGQKPARRLAPGEAVSTTVTVFTDGPYGLRVSAERPKTTPFSVDLKVDGVAVNKLAYNNVDRNGGATARVATANLSRGVHEIALVNGSEPIDLYSLTVDQQPKPPTADQAALHYRLLGIEPGQTPVNRRATVQRMLARIIPLAYRRPAEPGDVERLIALYDRAAERGDPFEEAVKFTLKGLLVSPKFLFRTEELDLRLGVQRLGQYEMASRLSYFLWASMPDSELLALAAAGKLQDDAVLTAQVDRMLDDPRSRAFAGAFIGQWLGTKEIGGRAMPLLTELQHFYTPDVAADLREQPELFFHYILTADRSVLDLIGGDYTFLTNRLVKYYELEGMVDVRGGGFEKVTWPDDRRAGVLGFASVLGMSSHYKQGSPVLRGAWVLDTLLGTPVPPPPPDVPPLEAQKGPKPASMKAMLEKHRAATACAACHNLMDPIGMALENFDWMGRWRDRDVDGSPVDASGSLPSGEKFTGAVELRNVLLSHKDEFLRQLAGKMLGYATGRGQQDGDQCTIRGMVENLERHHYAARGLIRDVVLSAAFRSIQPGVEVSENEGPAKRTQRRLLGTK, via the coding sequence GTGAGAGTCGCACTTGCGTTCTTGGCGGCGGTATGCGCGCTTGCCGCGGCGGACGGGCCCGAGGAATTCCTGAAGGAAATCAAGCCCGTCCTCGCCGCGAACTGCGCCGCCTGCCATAATCCCGCGAATCCGAAGAACCGGCACAACTTCCTGAAAGCCGGCGATCCCTCCGACGTGGAAACGCGGCGCCGGCTTTGGCGAAGCGTGGCGACCCAGTTGCGCAACCGGACGATGCCGCCGGGCGACGCCAAGATCAGCGAGGCGGACCGCAAGCTTGTCGCCGACTGGATCGAGAACCGGCTCCGCACGAGCGGCTGCACAGGCGAGCCCTACGCCGGTTACGTGGGTCCGCGGCGTTTGAACCGGCGCGAGTACCGCAACACGGTTCGCGATCTGCTCGGAGTCGATCTCGCGATTGCCGACCTTTTTCCGGAAGACGAGTCCGGCGGCGCCGGCTTCGACACCAATGGCGACACGCTGTACGTCCCGCCCATGATGCTCGAACGGTACATGGAGGCGGCGGGCAAGATCGCCGACCGCGTGGTGGTTTCGCGTCCGCTGAACCTGGTTCATCTATCGCACGAGTTAAAGCCGCCGTCCCCCCCCCCGCCGCCGGGACAGAAGCCGGCCCGACGCCTGGCGCCTGGCGAGGCCGTCTCAACGACGGTCACCGTGTTTACCGACGGTCCGTACGGATTGCGCGTTTCCGCCGAGCGGCCGAAGACGACTCCGTTCAGCGTGGACTTGAAAGTGGACGGAGTGGCCGTGAACAAGCTTGCCTACAACAACGTTGATCGCAACGGGGGCGCTACGGCGCGCGTGGCGACGGCGAACCTCTCTCGCGGCGTCCACGAAATCGCGTTGGTGAATGGCTCTGAGCCGATCGACCTCTACAGCCTGACCGTGGACCAGCAGCCCAAGCCGCCGACGGCGGATCAAGCCGCGCTGCACTACCGTCTGCTCGGGATCGAACCGGGCCAGACGCCTGTGAATCGCCGCGCTACCGTGCAGCGCATGCTGGCGCGCATCATCCCGCTTGCATATCGCCGGCCGGCGGAGCCGGGTGACGTCGAGCGCCTCATCGCGCTCTACGATCGCGCCGCCGAACGAGGGGATCCGTTCGAGGAAGCCGTGAAGTTCACCCTCAAGGGGCTGCTCGTCTCGCCGAAGTTTCTTTTCCGCACGGAGGAACTCGACCTGCGCCTCGGCGTTCAACGGCTAGGCCAGTACGAGATGGCCTCGCGGCTGTCTTACTTCCTGTGGGCCTCAATGCCCGATAGCGAACTGCTCGCGCTGGCGGCGGCGGGCAAGCTGCAGGACGACGCCGTTCTCACTGCGCAAGTGGACCGCATGCTCGACGATCCGCGTTCGCGCGCCTTCGCCGGAGCGTTCATCGGCCAGTGGCTCGGCACGAAAGAGATCGGGGGGCGCGCAATGCCGCTGCTCACCGAGCTTCAACATTTCTATACGCCGGACGTCGCCGCCGACCTGCGCGAACAACCGGAGTTGTTCTTCCACTACATCCTCACCGCCGACCGCAGCGTGCTCGACCTGATCGGCGGCGACTACACGTTCCTCACCAACCGCCTGGTGAAGTACTACGAGTTGGAAGGCATGGTCGACGTCCGCGGCGGCGGGTTCGAGAAGGTGACGTGGCCGGACGACCGGCGCGCGGGCGTGCTTGGCTTCGCTTCGGTGCTCGGGATGTCGTCGCACTACAAGCAGGGGAGTCCGGTGCTGCGTGGCGCGTGGGTGCTCGATACGCTGCTCGGCACGCCGGTACCGCCGCCTCCGCCGGACGTCCCGCCGCTCGAGGCCCAGAAGGGGCCGAAGCCGGCCAGCATGAAGGCGATGCTCGAAAAGCATCGCGCCGCCACAGCCTGCGCGGCCTGCCATAACCTCATGGACCCCATCGGAATGGCGCTCGAAAACTTCGACTGGATGGGCCGGTGGCGCGACCGCGACGTGGATGGTTCGCCGGTGGACGCCTCCGGCAGCTTGCCCTCCGGGGAGAAGTTCACCGGAGCGGTGGAGCTGCGCAATGTGCTGCTCTCGCACAAGGACGAGTTCCTCCGTCAGTTGGCGGGCAAGATGCTTGGCTATGCCACGGGACGCGGCCAGCAGGATGGCGACCAGTGCACGATCCGCGGAATGGTAGAGAATCTCGAACGCCATCACTACGCCGCGCGCGGGCTCATCCGAGACGTTGTGCTGAGCGCCGCGTTCCGTTCCATTCAGCCCGGCGTCGAGGTGAGCGAGAACGAAGGTCCCGCGAAGCGCACGCAGCGGCGGCTTCTCGGAACCAAATAG
- a CDS encoding acylphosphatase: MNEPIARRYVVTGRVQGVGYRRFAQQAAGECGVSGWARNLDDGSVEAFVIGTASQVAAMAGMLRRGPAWADVRTVLEEEAAMLELKGFRIR, from the coding sequence ATGAATGAGCCGATCGCGCGGCGGTACGTCGTCACCGGACGCGTGCAAGGCGTCGGCTATCGACGGTTCGCGCAGCAGGCGGCCGGCGAGTGCGGCGTCTCGGGCTGGGCTCGCAACCTCGACGACGGGTCGGTGGAGGCGTTCGTCATCGGCACGGCCAGCCAAGTGGCCGCGATGGCGGGCATGCTTCGCCGCGGGCCAGCCTGGGCCGACGTGCGCACGGTTCTGGAGGAGGAAGCGGCGATGCTAGAATTGAAAGGTTTTCGCATTCGCTAG
- a CDS encoding adenine phosphoribosyltransferase, producing the protein MDELKSLIREVPDFPKPGINFYDITTLLKDHRGLHRVIGSLEQRYGATEADLIVGIEARGFIFAPAVAYALGKGFVPVRKPKKLPAATERIEYDLEYGTDSLEIHADAIVPGQRVIVVDDVLATGGTAAAVARLVEKLGGAVAGLGFVIELDFLKGREKLSGYDVHSLIHY; encoded by the coding sequence ATGGACGAACTGAAGTCACTGATCCGCGAAGTTCCGGACTTTCCCAAGCCCGGCATCAACTTTTACGACATCACCACGCTCCTCAAGGACCACCGCGGGCTGCACCGGGTCATCGGGTCGCTCGAGCAGCGTTACGGCGCCACCGAAGCCGATCTCATTGTCGGCATCGAAGCGCGCGGTTTCATCTTCGCGCCGGCGGTTGCCTATGCGCTCGGCAAGGGGTTTGTGCCAGTCCGCAAGCCGAAGAAGTTGCCAGCCGCTACCGAACGCATCGAGTACGACTTGGAGTACGGGACGGATTCGCTCGAAATCCACGCCGACGCTATCGTTCCCGGGCAGCGCGTCATCGTCGTCGACGATGTGCTTGCCACCGGCGGAACCGCCGCCGCCGTTGCGCGCCTGGTTGAAAAGCTGGGCGGCGCAGTCGCCGGCTTGGGCTTCGTCATCGAGCTCGACTTTCTCAAGGGCCGCGAGAAGCTGAGCGGCTACGACGTCCACTCGCTCATCCACTACTGA
- the ispE gene encoding 4-(cytidine 5'-diphospho)-2-C-methyl-D-erythritol kinase, with the protein MASAGRVRAPAFAKVNLSLLVLHKRGDGYHEIRTVMQTVSLADRIEIEWTPDAPSGVNVAATVPIEGKNLAASAAENVLRELRLRGSVTVRIDKRIPMGAGLGGGSSDAAAVLLALPVLCRRAIAADRLAAMAAELGSDVPFFLTGGTALATGRGTEVYPLPEAHHGEALLVKPAAGVATAGAYAALNRPVTELTSPEADSKIGRFQSLVRMLDCPETGESWKSFSENDFEAAVLPRQPELAEMVKRLGEARADLVRMTGSGSALFALFRSRIGRERAGRRIKASFPGALTEPVRFVTRKEYRAAWRKALGGRMEVGAWPPRGRDDS; encoded by the coding sequence ATGGCGTCCGCCGGCCGGGTTCGGGCGCCCGCCTTCGCCAAGGTGAACCTCAGCCTTCTGGTTCTTCACAAGCGCGGTGACGGCTATCACGAGATCCGGACCGTGATGCAGACCGTTTCCCTCGCGGACCGCATCGAGATCGAATGGACTCCCGATGCGCCCAGCGGCGTGAACGTCGCGGCGACGGTCCCCATCGAAGGGAAGAATCTCGCGGCCTCGGCGGCTGAAAACGTGCTCCGCGAACTGCGGCTGCGCGGGAGCGTCACCGTCCGCATCGACAAACGCATCCCGATGGGCGCGGGGCTTGGCGGCGGTTCGTCCGACGCGGCAGCCGTATTGCTTGCGCTACCCGTCCTGTGCCGGCGGGCGATCGCCGCGGACCGGCTCGCCGCGATGGCGGCGGAACTCGGTAGCGACGTTCCGTTCTTCCTCACCGGCGGCACCGCGCTCGCCACCGGACGCGGCACCGAGGTCTACCCGCTGCCCGAGGCCCACCACGGGGAGGCGTTGCTGGTGAAGCCGGCGGCCGGAGTGGCCACCGCCGGGGCCTACGCCGCCCTCAACCGTCCTGTAACAGAATTGACTTCGCCCGAGGCGGACTCTAAAATAGGAAGGTTCCAGTCGCTTGTCCGGATGTTGGACTGTCCGGAGACGGGCGAAAGCTGGAAGTCATTCAGCGAGAACGATTTCGAAGCCGCCGTCCTCCCTCGACAACCGGAATTGGCCGAAATGGTGAAAAGGCTCGGAGAAGCGCGCGCGGATCTCGTTCGGATGACGGGAAGCGGGTCTGCGTTGTTCGCTCTGTTCCGGTCGAGAATCGGACGGGAGCGCGCCGGCCGGCGGATCAAAGCATCGTTTCCGGGCGCCTTGACGGAGCCGGTCCGATTCGTGACGCGCAAGGAGTATCGCGCGGCGTGGCGGAAGGCTTTGGGCGGCCGGATGGAAGTGGGAGCATGGCCGCCGCGCGGCAGGGACGATTCATGA
- a CDS encoding ABC transporter permease codes for MTIRRLLARLHAMFRKPALDLDLDHEIEAHLEQAERDAVAAGHPPEEARRLARRRFGAIEEIKEEHREARGVLWLEDAARDFRHGLRLLARSPGFSAAVIGVLALGVGANVAVFGLLQATLLKPLPFPDADRIVRLWEEPRPGAANSTSSLDFLDWRRLARSFSAMSAETRIRVALTGAGDPVQLAGKAVTAGYFRVFPVTPALGRTFAAGEDEPGAAPVAILSFAAWQGIFGADPKILHRRVNLDGVPHEIVGVLPPTFADSEPIEIWKPLAFTPDRRERSFHWLLVHARLAPGVTLEAARAEMQSIHASLQTIQLAFKRDWKIAMDRLENRLVGPDQRRAMWITFGAVVLVLLIACANVGNLVLARGAARRREIAVRAALGASRARLLTQSLAESLSYCLLGSAAGLGAAYAIIHTAAAFLVTPVAYKAPPSFDCPMFAFAGAIALAITVGIGVIPFLRATLVDLARSLHAGGRGSSASDLSTRRILVVSEVALSLILVSGALLLLRSLHNLQNAETGIRTANVTTASVDLPPASYPTPRKAARFYEAFEERLKAIPGVESAALSAVLPLQWVGDGEGMMIAGVPGFINVRFKQTGPGYFATVGMPILAGRAIAAGDDASAPRIVVVNETLAARLAETAGWKDPIGRSVRLTTPRYIERGGTLETVQIAGIVRDERTAAPGAPGPPVAYVPLAQAPAGSVHAIVRSTPGAPPPAGEVRGVLAQVDPDLPLGATATVEEIRSRNFAGQRRPAWLIGVFAGIAALLAAVGLFGVLSQSVAQRRREIGIRMALGARRAQVTSTVIRAAGTMIAAGLAIGLAGSAAISTTMRNLVYGVSPLDPLGLGAACALMVIIGLAAALIPASRAARVDPVRSLREE; via the coding sequence ATGACGATCCGCCGCCTGCTCGCCCGCCTCCACGCCATGTTCCGCAAACCGGCGCTCGATCTCGACCTCGACCATGAAATCGAAGCCCATCTCGAACAAGCTGAGCGAGACGCCGTCGCCGCCGGGCATCCACCGGAAGAGGCGCGCCGCCTCGCGCGCCGCCGTTTCGGCGCCATTGAGGAAATCAAGGAAGAACATCGTGAAGCTCGCGGCGTCCTCTGGCTGGAGGACGCCGCGCGGGACTTCCGGCACGGCCTGCGTCTGCTTGCGCGGTCGCCCGGCTTCAGCGCCGCCGTGATCGGCGTTCTCGCCCTTGGCGTAGGCGCCAACGTCGCCGTGTTCGGCCTGCTCCAGGCGACTCTCCTCAAGCCGCTTCCGTTCCCGGACGCCGATCGCATCGTCCGGCTCTGGGAAGAGCCTCGGCCCGGCGCGGCGAACTCCACCTCTTCGCTCGACTTTCTCGACTGGCGGCGCCTGGCCCGATCGTTCAGCGCGATGTCAGCGGAAACGCGGATCCGGGTGGCGCTCACTGGAGCCGGCGATCCGGTGCAACTGGCGGGCAAGGCCGTTACCGCCGGATACTTCCGGGTCTTCCCCGTGACGCCCGCCTTGGGCCGGACGTTCGCAGCCGGGGAAGACGAGCCCGGAGCCGCGCCGGTTGCCATTCTCAGCTTCGCCGCCTGGCAGGGGATCTTCGGCGCCGATCCAAAGATCCTGCATCGCCGCGTAAACCTTGACGGCGTCCCCCATGAGATTGTCGGAGTCCTGCCGCCCACGTTCGCAGACAGCGAACCGATCGAGATATGGAAACCGCTCGCGTTCACGCCGGACCGCCGCGAGCGGTCGTTCCATTGGCTGCTGGTGCACGCCCGGCTCGCACCCGGCGTAACGCTCGAAGCGGCTCGCGCCGAGATGCAATCCATCCACGCATCGCTCCAGACGATTCAACTCGCATTCAAGCGCGATTGGAAGATCGCCATGGACCGGCTTGAAAACCGGCTCGTGGGCCCGGACCAGCGCCGGGCGATGTGGATCACGTTCGGCGCGGTGGTGCTGGTGCTGCTCATCGCCTGCGCCAATGTCGGGAACCTCGTACTGGCGCGCGGCGCCGCGCGGCGCCGTGAGATCGCCGTCCGCGCCGCGTTGGGAGCTTCTCGCGCCAGGCTGCTCACCCAGTCGCTGGCTGAATCCCTCAGCTATTGCCTGCTTGGTTCGGCCGCGGGACTCGGCGCCGCCTACGCGATCATCCACACGGCGGCGGCGTTCCTCGTCACTCCCGTGGCGTACAAGGCGCCGCCTTCCTTCGATTGCCCGATGTTCGCTTTCGCCGGCGCGATCGCTTTGGCGATCACGGTAGGTATCGGCGTGATTCCGTTCCTGCGCGCCACGCTCGTTGATCTCGCGCGAAGCCTCCACGCGGGCGGCCGTGGCTCGTCGGCCTCCGACCTCTCGACGCGGCGCATTCTCGTCGTGAGCGAAGTGGCGCTCTCGCTGATTCTGGTTTCCGGCGCGCTCCTGCTGCTTCGCAGTCTGCACAATCTCCAGAACGCGGAGACCGGTATTCGAACGGCAAACGTCACGACGGCCTCGGTGGACCTGCCTCCGGCCTCGTATCCCACACCGAGAAAGGCCGCCAGGTTTTATGAGGCCTTCGAGGAGCGGCTGAAGGCGATCCCCGGCGTGGAGAGCGCGGCTCTCAGCGCGGTGCTTCCACTGCAATGGGTGGGCGACGGCGAAGGCATGATGATCGCCGGCGTACCCGGATTCATCAACGTGCGGTTCAAGCAGACTGGACCGGGCTACTTCGCCACGGTCGGCATGCCGATTCTGGCGGGACGCGCTATCGCGGCCGGTGACGACGCTTCGGCGCCGCGCATCGTCGTCGTGAACGAGACTCTCGCCGCACGCCTCGCCGAAACAGCCGGCTGGAAAGATCCCATCGGCCGTTCGGTGCGCCTCACCACGCCCCGGTACATCGAAAGGGGTGGAACGCTCGAGACCGTTCAGATCGCCGGCATCGTCCGCGACGAGAGGACGGCGGCGCCCGGCGCGCCCGGCCCTCCGGTTGCGTACGTCCCGCTCGCGCAAGCCCCGGCCGGAAGCGTCCACGCGATCGTACGTTCGACGCCGGGCGCTCCGCCGCCGGCGGGCGAGGTCCGCGGCGTGCTGGCGCAGGTTGACCCGGACCTCCCGCTCGGCGCAACCGCAACCGTCGAAGAGATCCGAAGCCGGAACTTCGCGGGACAACGCCGCCCGGCATGGCTGATCGGCGTGTTTGCCGGCATCGCCGCGCTGCTGGCGGCGGTTGGACTCTTCGGCGTGCTCTCGCAATCGGTGGCGCAACGCCGCCGGGAGATTGGCATCCGGATGGCGTTGGGCGCCCGCCGCGCGCAGGTGACGTCAACGGTGATTCGCGCCGCGGGGACGATGATCGCGGCCGGACTCGCCATCGGACTGGCGGGTTCGGCCGCGATCTCCACAACCATGCGCAACCTCGTCTACGGCGTCTCGCCGCTCGATCCGCTCGGCCTCGGCGCGGCCTGCGCGTTGATGGTCATCATTGGGCTCGCCGCGGCGCTTATCCCCGCGTCAAGGGCGGCGCGTGTGGACCCGGTACGGTCACTGCGCGAGGAATAG
- a CDS encoding ribose-phosphate pyrophosphokinase translates to MNGDRLKVFTGNANPALAQEICSFLGRKLGEASVKTFSDGEIYLQVQENVRGMDVFVVQPTCTPVDRNILELLLMIDALRRASAQRITAVLPYYGYARQDRKDKPRVPISAKLVASLFETAGAHRILSLDLHAAQIQGFFDIPVDHLFAAPVLIDYFRDSRDDMIIVSPDAGGVERARAFAKRLNKPLAIVDKRREEVNVAEVMNVIGDVSGKHCLIVDDLIDTAGTLVKGAEALLRAGAKAVSACATHAVLSGPAVQRIEESHIVEVVLTNSIPLSREASRCSRIRTLSVASLLAKAIQSIHEETSVSTLFV, encoded by the coding sequence ATGAACGGCGATCGCTTGAAAGTATTCACCGGCAACGCCAACCCGGCGCTGGCGCAGGAGATCTGCAGCTTTCTGGGCCGCAAGCTCGGCGAAGCCTCGGTGAAGACGTTCTCCGACGGCGAAATCTATCTCCAGGTTCAGGAAAACGTCCGTGGCATGGACGTCTTCGTCGTGCAGCCCACCTGCACTCCGGTGGACCGCAACATCCTCGAGTTGCTGCTGATGATCGACGCGTTGCGCCGCGCCTCGGCGCAGCGGATCACTGCCGTGCTGCCCTACTACGGCTACGCGCGGCAGGACCGGAAAGACAAGCCGCGCGTTCCGATTTCGGCCAAACTCGTAGCCAGCCTGTTCGAAACCGCCGGCGCTCACCGCATCCTGTCGCTGGACCTGCATGCGGCGCAGATTCAAGGCTTCTTCGACATCCCGGTCGACCATCTGTTCGCCGCCCCCGTTCTGATCGACTACTTTCGAGATTCGCGCGACGACATGATTATCGTGTCGCCGGACGCCGGCGGCGTCGAACGCGCGCGGGCCTTCGCCAAGCGCCTCAACAAGCCGCTCGCGATTGTCGACAAACGGCGGGAAGAAGTGAACGTCGCCGAAGTGATGAACGTGATCGGCGACGTTTCCGGCAAGCATTGCCTGATCGTGGACGATCTTATCGACACGGCCGGGACGCTCGTGAAGGGCGCCGAGGCTTTGCTCCGCGCCGGCGCCAAGGCAGTTTCGGCCTGCGCCACGCACGCCGTGTTGAGCGGGCCGGCGGTCCAGCGGATCGAAGAATCGCACATCGTGGAAGTTGTCCTTACCAACTCCATTCCCCTGTCGCGCGAAGCGTCGCGCTGCAGCCGCATCCGCACTCTTTCGGTGGCGTCGCTGCTCGCGAAGGCCATCCAGTCCATTCACGAAGAGACATCGGTGAGTACCTTGTTCGTTTAG
- a CDS encoding ThuA domain-containing protein: MRQLTVALLVASCLSAEPPVRASIVVGGHAFDPAFFQIFDLPWLQAEVTPHPSALGTSVLNGDVIVLYDMLDELAPAKQAVLRRYAESGKGIVILHHALIDYTNWPWWHTEVAGGKYLRPGDGGKSSTFLHDIEIPVHVERQHPVTRGLADFTIHDEGYKGVWFSPRNTVLLSTTHAASDEPVCWISGWTKSRVVAIQLGHGPEAHRDPNYRKLVANAILWASGRTR; the protein is encoded by the coding sequence ATGCGCCAGCTCACCGTAGCGCTTCTCGTGGCGTCGTGTCTGTCCGCCGAGCCACCCGTCCGCGCCTCCATCGTCGTCGGAGGCCACGCCTTCGACCCTGCCTTCTTCCAGATCTTCGACCTCCCCTGGCTCCAGGCCGAAGTCACTCCGCACCCCTCCGCGCTGGGCACGTCCGTCTTGAACGGCGACGTCATCGTGCTCTACGACATGCTTGACGAACTCGCGCCCGCGAAGCAGGCCGTCCTTCGCCGGTACGCCGAAAGCGGCAAGGGCATCGTCATCCTCCACCACGCCCTGATCGACTACACGAACTGGCCCTGGTGGCACACCGAAGTCGCCGGCGGCAAGTATCTGCGCCCGGGCGACGGCGGCAAGTCCTCCACCTTCCTGCACGACATCGAGATCCCCGTCCACGTGGAACGCCAACACCCGGTCACGCGCGGCCTCGCCGACTTCACCATCCACGATGAAGGCTACAAGGGCGTGTGGTTCTCGCCGCGCAACACGGTGCTCCTATCCACCACGCACGCCGCCTCGGACGAGCCTGTGTGCTGGATCAGCGGCTGGACGAAGTCCCGCGTGGTCGCGATCCAGCTTGGCCACGGGCCGGAAGCGCACCGCGACCCCAACTATCGAAAGCTCGTGGCCAACGCTATTCTCTGGGCGTCCGGACGCACGCGATGA